One Prodigiosinella aquatilis DNA window includes the following coding sequences:
- a CDS encoding LacI family DNA-binding transcriptional regulator: MKQTKRVTISDIAKLAGVSKSTASLVLNGRSKEFRVSDETRDRIIALAHQQRYQPSIHARSLRSNRSNTLGLVVPEMTNYGFAVISRELEMLCREAGLQLLIACTDENAGQEMMAVNNLLQRQVDGLIVASSMFSDVEYRKINQQLPVVQFDRVIGDSDLPLVVTESVESTAELVEKVARQHQDEFYFIGGPSRISPTHDRLAGFKLGLERAGIACQPEWIIHGSYHPSSGYEMFAQLCASLGRPPKALFTAACGLLEGVLRYLNQHNLMDSDLRLCSFDDHYLFDCLPLKIDTVAQDCETLARNSFDMITTLIEERPLEQSRIYVPTHIHWRHPDSRG; this comes from the coding sequence GTGAAACAAACTAAGCGCGTAACAATCAGTGATATTGCCAAACTGGCGGGCGTTTCAAAATCGACAGCCAGTCTGGTACTTAATGGCCGCAGTAAAGAATTTCGCGTGTCGGATGAAACCCGCGATCGCATTATTGCCCTGGCACACCAGCAACGTTATCAACCAAGTATTCATGCTCGTTCGCTACGTTCAAACCGCAGCAACACGCTGGGGTTGGTCGTGCCAGAAATGACCAACTATGGTTTTGCAGTCATTTCACGCGAGCTGGAAATGTTATGTCGTGAAGCAGGGCTACAACTGTTGATTGCCTGTACCGACGAGAACGCTGGTCAGGAAATGATGGCGGTCAACAACCTACTCCAACGTCAGGTGGATGGTTTGATTGTCGCATCCAGTATGTTCAGCGACGTGGAATATCGTAAAATTAACCAACAATTGCCGGTGGTGCAGTTTGACCGTGTCATTGGTGATTCTGATCTGCCACTGGTGGTTACCGAATCCGTCGAATCAACGGCGGAACTGGTGGAGAAAGTGGCCAGACAGCATCAGGATGAATTCTATTTCATCGGTGGTCCGTCACGGATATCTCCGACTCACGATCGTCTGGCGGGTTTTAAGCTGGGTCTGGAACGTGCCGGTATAGCGTGCCAGCCTGAGTGGATTATTCACGGTAGCTATCATCCCAGTTCCGGCTATGAAATGTTCGCCCAACTATGTGCTAGTCTGGGCCGCCCACCCAAAGCGCTATTTACGGCTGCCTGCGGTCTACTGGAAGGAGTTTTGCGTTATCTGAACCAGCATAATCTGATGGATAGCGACCTGCGGTTATGCAGCTTTGACGACCACTATCTGTTTGATTGCCTGCCGTTGAAGATTGATACCGTAGCGCAGGATTGTGAAACGCTGGCCCGCAACAGTTTTGACATGATTACCACACTGATTGAGGAACGTCCGCTGGAGCAGAGCCGGATTTATGTGCCGACCCATATCCATTGGCGCCATCCTGATTCACGTGGATAA
- the exbD gene encoding TonB system transport protein ExbD: MAMHLNDDQNENGEMHDINVTPFIDVMLVLLIVFMVAAPLATVDIRVNLPASSATPQPKPAKPVYLTVKADNQLYLGNDPVPEQALAQVLDVKTRADKDTTIFFRADKSVDYETIMRVMNLLRSAGYLKIGLVGVEKATH; the protein is encoded by the coding sequence ATGGCCATGCATTTGAACGACGATCAGAATGAAAATGGTGAAATGCATGATATCAACGTGACGCCATTTATTGATGTCATGCTGGTGCTGCTGATCGTTTTCATGGTAGCGGCACCGCTGGCTACCGTAGATATTCGTGTCAATTTACCGGCGTCTTCGGCAACACCACAACCCAAGCCGGCAAAGCCAGTTTATTTGACCGTAAAAGCAGATAACCAGCTTTATCTGGGGAATGACCCGGTGCCTGAGCAAGCGCTTGCGCAGGTGCTTGATGTTAAAACCCGAGCTGACAAAGACACCACGATTTTTTTCCGGGCGGATAAAAGTGTGGATTATGAAACCATAATGCGAGTTATGAACTTACTGCGCAGCGCGGGTTATCTCAAAATTGGCCTGGTTGGTGTGGAAAAAGCCACCCACTAA
- the exbB gene encoding tol-pal system-associated acyl-CoA thioesterase has product MTQPFTSAWKGTGCALSTFSRGVVVILLMAGLGGSAFAATPSIPVINKDAVVSALELPSGADASGNLMQMDLSVWGMYQHADLVVKVVMIGLMLASVITWAIFFGKSIELMKAKRRIRDEHLALEEARTVDDAVDTARTFAPDSVALRLLSDAQNERVLSDLSDDNHGIKERTAFRLERCVAATGRYMGRGTGYLATVGAIAPFIGLFGTVWGIMNSFIGIAHTQTTNLAVVAPGIAEALLATALGLVAAIPAVVIYNIFARWIASYKAIVGDVAAQILLLQSRDLDIADSIESKMTSSVQKRRAS; this is encoded by the coding sequence ATGACTCAACCGTTCACATCAGCCTGGAAAGGCACAGGTTGTGCGTTGAGCACATTTTCTCGTGGTGTAGTGGTTATCCTGCTGATGGCGGGATTGGGTGGCAGTGCGTTTGCCGCCACTCCTTCCATACCAGTAATTAACAAAGATGCCGTGGTGTCTGCGCTGGAACTGCCATCGGGAGCGGATGCTTCAGGCAATCTGATGCAGATGGATCTCTCGGTCTGGGGTATGTATCAGCACGCCGACCTCGTGGTAAAAGTGGTAATGATTGGTCTGATGCTGGCATCGGTCATTACCTGGGCAATCTTTTTTGGTAAAAGTATCGAGCTGATGAAAGCTAAACGTCGTATTCGCGATGAACATCTGGCGTTGGAAGAGGCTAGAACCGTGGATGATGCTGTGGATACCGCCCGCACTTTCGCACCGGACAGTGTCGCTCTGCGACTGCTGTCGGATGCGCAAAACGAACGGGTCTTGTCAGACCTATCTGATGATAACCACGGGATTAAAGAGCGTACGGCATTCCGTCTGGAACGTTGTGTGGCTGCAACGGGTCGGTATATGGGACGCGGTACCGGATATCTGGCCACGGTTGGGGCGATTGCGCCATTCATCGGCTTATTTGGTACGGTATGGGGGATCATGAACAGCTTTATTGGTATCGCGCATACTCAGACCACCAATCTGGCCGTTGTGGCACCTGGTATTGCAGAAGCGCTGCTGGCAACGGCGCTTGGTCTGGTTGCGGCGATTCCGGCAGTGGTGATCTACAACATATTTGCTCGCTGGATAGCCAGTTATAAAGCGATTGTCGGCGATGTGGCGGCACAAATTCTGCTGTTACAGAGCCGTGACCTGGATATTGCTGATAGCATCGAGAGTAAGATGACGTCATCAGTGCAGAAACGGCGGGCGAGTTAA
- a CDS encoding TRAP transporter substrate-binding protein gives MKLSKTLISLCLSSTVVLMSHSVIAQQIKAADVHPEGYPNVVAVQHMGEKLKAATNGRLEIKTFPSGVLGDERQMIEQAQLGAIDIIRVSMTPVAAILPDVEVFTLPYIFRDEDHMHKVLDGKIGQEVGDKITNSPKSKLVFLGWMDAGTRNLITKDPVTKPEDLKGMKIRVQASPVSLATLKDMGANSIAMGVSEVFSGLQTGVIDGTENNPPTFVAHNYMPVTKNYTWSRHFIIPEVFLYSKIKWDKLSKEDQQLILKLAKEAQQEQRVLWADYNAKSLEKMKAGGVKFHDINTAEFYKATQPVRDQFGAKYQGLIKAVADVK, from the coding sequence ATGAAGTTATCAAAGACGTTAATCAGTTTGTGTTTAAGTTCTACCGTGGTGTTAATGAGTCATTCGGTTATTGCGCAACAAATTAAAGCTGCTGATGTTCATCCTGAAGGTTATCCAAATGTGGTTGCGGTACAACACATGGGAGAAAAACTTAAAGCAGCAACTAACGGAAGATTAGAAATAAAAACCTTTCCAAGCGGTGTGTTGGGTGATGAAAGGCAGATGATAGAACAAGCACAATTGGGTGCCATTGATATTATCCGCGTTTCCATGACGCCAGTAGCAGCTATTCTGCCGGACGTTGAAGTATTTACCTTGCCCTATATTTTCCGCGATGAAGATCATATGCATAAAGTATTAGACGGGAAAATAGGTCAGGAGGTAGGGGATAAAATTACTAATAGCCCTAAATCAAAACTGGTCTTTCTGGGCTGGATGGATGCGGGTACTCGTAACCTGATAACCAAAGACCCGGTAACCAAACCGGAAGATCTGAAAGGGATGAAAATCCGCGTCCAGGCCAGTCCTGTATCATTGGCAACCCTGAAGGATATGGGAGCCAACTCGATTGCGATGGGTGTCAGCGAAGTGTTCAGTGGTCTACAAACTGGGGTTATCGACGGCACAGAAAACAACCCGCCGACATTTGTTGCCCATAATTATATGCCGGTCACCAAGAATTATACCTGGAGTCGTCATTTCATTATTCCGGAAGTATTCCTCTACTCAAAAATAAAATGGGATAAATTGTCTAAAGAAGATCAGCAACTTATTCTGAAACTGGCCAAAGAAGCACAGCAAGAACAACGGGTATTGTGGGCAGATTATAATGCAAAATCACTGGAAAAGATGAAGGCCGGTGGTGTGAAATTCCACGATATTAATACCGCAGAATTCTATAAAGCGACACAACCGGTACGCGATCAATTCGGTGCCAAATATCAAGGTTTGATAAAAGCCGTTGCCGACGTGAAATAA
- a CDS encoding TRAP transporter small permease — MARIYISAMDVLYLMAMWVSGLALFIMTLIIPVGIFFRYIMNDGISWPEPISILCMVTFTFVGAAVSYRACSHIAVSMLVDRLPDVAKKVCKLLSDILMLLICLFILYCGSLLCLELWDQQIAEFPIISAGQTYLPLPIGSFITMLFVIERILFGSQDKRPVVMLGNA, encoded by the coding sequence ATGGCCCGTATATATATTTCAGCCATGGATGTGCTGTACCTGATGGCTATGTGGGTATCTGGGTTAGCATTATTCATTATGACGTTAATTATTCCAGTAGGTATTTTTTTCCGTTATATCATGAATGACGGTATTTCCTGGCCAGAACCCATTTCTATTCTTTGCATGGTCACGTTCACCTTTGTTGGGGCAGCAGTGAGTTATCGTGCCTGCTCGCATATTGCTGTCTCCATGCTGGTTGACCGGTTACCGGATGTCGCCAAAAAAGTCTGTAAACTCCTGTCAGATATACTGATGCTGCTAATTTGCCTGTTCATTCTCTATTGCGGTTCACTACTCTGCCTGGAATTATGGGATCAACAGATTGCCGAGTTCCCCATCATCTCTGCCGGACAAACCTATCTACCGCTGCCCATTGGTTCATTTATAACGATGCTGTTCGTCATTGAACGTATTTTATTTGGTTCACAGGATAAGCGTCCTGTGGTCATGCTTGGCAACGCCTAA
- a CDS encoding TRAP transporter large permease: protein MDAFILLATLAVLLAVGVPVAYAVGLSALVGAYWIDLPLEAIMIQIASGVNKFSLLAIPFFILAGAIMAEGGIARRLVNFAYIFVGFIRGGLSLVNIVASTFFGAISGSSVADTASIGSVMIPEMERKGYPRDFAAAVTAGGSVQAILIPPSHNSVIYSLAAGGTVSIASLFIAGILPGILLGLTMMLICIGFAHKRGYPKGEVVPFRKAVKIFLDTLWGLMTVVIIMGGILSGIFTATESAAIACLWSFFVTMFIYKDYKWFELPKLMYRTVKTVTIVMILIGFAASFGAVMTYMQLPSRITHFFTSISDNKYVILMCINLMLLVLGTLMDMAPLILILTPVLLPVAVSLGIDPVHFGMIMMINLGIGLITPPVGSVLFVASAVSKQKIEDVVKAMMPFYIGLFTVLLLVTYIPEISLWLPRLFGVHTG from the coding sequence ATGGATGCATTTATCTTGCTTGCGACGCTGGCGGTATTGCTGGCAGTCGGGGTACCAGTGGCCTATGCCGTTGGCTTGAGCGCACTGGTTGGCGCGTATTGGATCGACCTACCGCTGGAAGCGATCATGATTCAAATCGCCAGTGGCGTGAATAAGTTCTCCCTGCTGGCAATTCCATTTTTTATTCTGGCAGGCGCCATCATGGCGGAAGGTGGTATCGCCCGCCGGTTGGTGAACTTTGCCTATATATTTGTCGGTTTTATCCGCGGGGGACTGTCTCTGGTCAATATTGTCGCCTCAACGTTCTTTGGTGCCATTTCAGGTTCTTCTGTCGCCGATACGGCTTCTATAGGTTCGGTAATGATCCCGGAAATGGAAAGAAAAGGTTATCCCCGTGACTTTGCCGCTGCCGTGACGGCGGGCGGTTCGGTACAAGCTATTTTGATTCCCCCCAGTCATAACTCGGTTATTTATTCGCTTGCCGCAGGCGGTACGGTATCAATTGCCTCGCTGTTTATCGCCGGGATATTACCAGGCATCCTGCTCGGTTTAACCATGATGCTGATCTGTATCGGCTTCGCCCACAAACGTGGCTATCCCAAAGGCGAAGTAGTTCCGTTCCGTAAAGCGGTGAAAATCTTCCTTGATACATTATGGGGGTTGATGACCGTCGTGATCATCATGGGCGGTATTCTTTCCGGTATTTTTACTGCCACCGAGTCCGCTGCCATTGCCTGTCTATGGTCATTCTTCGTCACCATGTTTATCTATAAAGACTATAAATGGTTCGAATTGCCCAAACTGATGTATCGAACCGTTAAAACAGTCACTATCGTCATGATTCTGATTGGTTTTGCCGCTTCCTTTGGCGCGGTTATGACGTATATGCAGTTACCAAGCCGCATCACCCACTTCTTCACGTCCATTTCCGATAATAAATACGTCATCCTGATGTGTATCAACCTGATGTTGTTGGTATTGGGGACACTGATGGACATGGCGCCGTTGATCCTGATACTCACGCCAGTGTTACTGCCGGTTGCCGTTTCACTCGGTATCGATCCAGTACATTTCGGGATGATCATGATGATAAACCTCGGTATTGGACTGATTACGCCGCCAGTAGGTTCTGTGCTATTCGTCGCCAGCGCCGTCAGCAAACAGAAGATCGAAGATGTCGTCAAAGCCATGATGCCTTTCTATATCGGCCTGTTCACGGTACTGCTGTTGGTGACCTATATTCCGGAGATTTCACTCTGGTTGCCTCGCCTGTTTGGTGTTCATACCGGTTAA
- the metC gene encoding cystathionine beta-lyase encodes MTSKKTATALIAAGRSKKFTHGSVNPVIQRASSLVFDTVEDKKHAAINRTKGALFYGRRGTLTHFALQDAMTELEGGAGCALYPCGAAAIANAILAFVSAGDHLLVTGSAYEPTQDFCNKVLNRMNISTTFFDPMIGDDIASLIQPNTKVVFLESPGSITMEVQDVPTIVAAVRRVNPEIIIMIDNTWAAGILFKALDFGIDISIQSGTKYIVGHSDAMLGTAVANARCWDQLREQSYLLGQMADADTAYMASRGLRTLALRLKQHQESSLRIAHWLAERPEVAQVNHPALPDCKGHDNFVRDFSGCNGLFSFVLKSKLNQDQLSNYLDHFSHFSMAYSWGGFESLILANQPEELAAIRPAGGVDFSGTLIRLHIGLEDCDDLIEDLAAGFRRIKEM; translated from the coding sequence ATGACAAGCAAAAAAACCGCTACAGCGTTGATAGCCGCCGGACGAAGCAAAAAATTTACGCATGGTTCCGTCAACCCCGTCATTCAGCGGGCGTCTTCTTTGGTTTTTGATACGGTCGAGGACAAAAAACACGCCGCTATCAACCGCACCAAAGGTGCACTGTTTTATGGTCGCCGTGGCACGCTGACTCATTTTGCTTTACAGGACGCCATGACCGAGCTGGAAGGCGGCGCCGGTTGTGCACTCTATCCCTGTGGCGCTGCGGCAATTGCCAACGCCATACTGGCTTTTGTTTCTGCCGGGGATCATCTGCTGGTTACCGGATCAGCCTATGAACCAACGCAAGATTTTTGTAATAAAGTGCTGAATAGAATGAACATCAGCACTACCTTTTTTGATCCCATGATCGGTGATGACATCGCCTCATTGATTCAACCCAACACCAAAGTAGTGTTTCTGGAATCTCCTGGATCCATCACGATGGAAGTACAGGATGTTCCCACCATTGTCGCGGCAGTTCGTCGCGTAAACCCGGAGATTATCATCATGATTGATAACACCTGGGCGGCGGGCATACTGTTTAAAGCACTGGATTTTGGTATTGATATTTCCATTCAGTCCGGCACGAAATACATTGTGGGCCATTCTGACGCGATGCTCGGCACGGCAGTAGCCAATGCTCGCTGCTGGGATCAACTGCGCGAACAGTCTTACCTGCTGGGACAAATGGCAGACGCCGATACCGCTTATATGGCCAGCCGTGGGTTGCGGACACTGGCCCTGCGCTTGAAACAGCATCAGGAAAGCAGCCTTCGTATCGCCCACTGGCTTGCTGAACGTCCAGAGGTCGCGCAGGTCAATCATCCGGCCCTGCCAGACTGTAAAGGTCACGATAATTTCGTGCGTGATTTCAGCGGTTGTAATGGACTGTTTTCATTCGTTTTAAAATCAAAGCTCAACCAGGATCAGCTATCAAACTACCTCGACCATTTCAGCCATTTCAGCATGGCTTATTCCTGGGGCGGGTTTGAATCACTGATTCTGGCTAATCAACCGGAAGAACTAGCCGCCATTCGGCCAGCCGGTGGAGTGGACTTTAGCGGTACACTCATCCGTTTACATATTGGATTGGAGGATTGTGACGATCTGATAGAAGATCTGGCCGCAGGTTTCAGAAGAATCAAGGAAATGTGA
- a CDS encoding DedA family protein produces MNVVHEIIQALWQQNFDALADPHVIWVIYSILFTTLFLENGLLPAAFLPGDSLLLLTGAMIAKGVMHFIPTMILLTVAASLGCWFSYLQGRWLGHTRLMQKWLRQLPAHYHQRAYHLFDRHGLMALLIGRFLAFIRTLLPTIAGLSGLDTMRFQFFNWLSGFLWVFGIISLGYSMSHIPLVQRHEALVMSALCIMPLILLMSGLVGMLIVLWRKKRTVA; encoded by the coding sequence ATGAATGTAGTTCATGAAATTATTCAGGCTCTGTGGCAGCAGAATTTCGACGCGTTGGCCGATCCTCACGTTATCTGGGTGATTTACAGTATTCTTTTTACTACGCTGTTTTTGGAAAATGGTTTGCTTCCCGCCGCTTTCCTGCCGGGCGACAGTCTGTTATTGCTCACTGGTGCCATGATTGCAAAAGGTGTAATGCACTTTATCCCGACAATGATCCTGTTGACGGTAGCCGCTAGCCTGGGTTGCTGGTTCAGTTATCTTCAAGGCCGCTGGTTGGGTCATACACGGCTGATGCAAAAATGGCTACGGCAATTACCCGCGCATTACCATCAGCGTGCCTACCATCTTTTTGACCGTCATGGTTTGATGGCATTGCTGATCGGCCGTTTTCTGGCCTTTATCCGCACATTACTGCCCACCATTGCTGGCCTTTCCGGATTAGACACAATGCGTTTTCAGTTTTTCAACTGGCTCAGTGGTTTTCTCTGGGTATTTGGCATCATCTCTCTTGGCTATTCCATGAGCCATATTCCCCTGGTACAACGCCATGAAGCGCTGGTTATGTCAGCGTTGTGCATCATGCCGCTAATTTTGCTGATGAGCGGTCTGGTGGGGATGTTGATCGTACTGTGGCGAAAAAAACGCACGGTTGCCTGA
- a CDS encoding AraC family transcriptional regulator codes for MQFVGEGGAWVTPSPVPQVKIIYSDRHYGRTPVMYDPSIVVIFQGHKVGYLGSKVFRYDPENYLLMTVPLPFECETFASLEQPLVGVSVRVDIQILQDLLIDIGDDACADKPRAETSGVNSVRLTDAMLCATERLLDVMTNPRDARVLGPGIVREIIYHALCGACGDALQALVNRHTHFSQIAKALRRIENHYADNLNVEQLAMEVNMSVSAFHHNFKAVTNTSPLQYLKSYRLHKARLMMLHDGLKAGTAAIRVGYESPSQFSREFKRYFGTTPGNEVSRLRAGSWVGEGS; via the coding sequence ATGCAGTTTGTGGGTGAGGGGGGCGCTTGGGTTACGCCGTCTCCGGTTCCGCAGGTAAAGATTATCTATTCTGATCGCCATTACGGACGTACGCCGGTGATGTATGACCCCAGCATTGTGGTTATTTTTCAGGGGCACAAAGTGGGATATCTGGGGAGTAAAGTTTTTCGTTACGATCCGGAAAACTACCTGTTGATGACGGTTCCGTTGCCTTTTGAGTGTGAAACGTTCGCCAGTTTGGAGCAACCGCTGGTGGGGGTGTCTGTCCGGGTGGATATCCAGATTCTGCAGGATTTACTGATCGACATTGGTGATGATGCTTGTGCGGATAAACCCCGGGCTGAGACGTCAGGCGTCAACAGTGTTCGGTTGACGGATGCCATGCTGTGCGCAACAGAACGGTTACTGGATGTGATGACAAATCCACGGGATGCCAGAGTGTTGGGACCAGGCATTGTCAGGGAAATTATTTATCACGCTCTATGCGGTGCTTGTGGTGATGCATTACAGGCGTTGGTTAATCGTCACACGCATTTCAGCCAGATTGCTAAAGCGCTGCGGCGGATAGAAAATCACTACGCTGATAACCTGAATGTAGAACAATTGGCCATGGAAGTTAACATGAGCGTGTCGGCATTTCACCATAACTTCAAAGCAGTAACCAACACGTCGCCGTTGCAATATCTGAAATCGTACCGGTTGCATAAGGCGCGCCTTATGATGTTGCATGATGGGCTGAAAGCGGGAACGGCCGCCATTCGTGTGGGGTATGAAAGTCCCTCGCAGTTCAGCCGTGAATTTAAACGTTACTTTGGCACCACGCCCGGCAATGAAGTATCACGTCTGCGGGCTGGCAGCTGGGTGGGAGAAGGTAGCTAG
- the yqhD gene encoding alcohol dehydrogenase, producing MQNFTLHTPTKILFGEGQISGLANEIPADARILITYGGGSIKHNGVLDQVHTALHGRNVLEFSGIEPNPTYETLMKAVELVKKEKIDFLLAVGGGSVADGTKFIAAAVNYTEAEDPWHILQTRGAQIKSAIPLGVVLTLPATGSESNSGGVITRKSSGDKQAFMNPLVCPRFAILDPVTTYTLPERQIANGVVDAFVHTVEQYLTYPVDAKVQDRFAEGLLLTLIEEGPRALKDPKNYAIRANVMWSATMALNGLIGAGVPQDWSTHMLGHEITAMHGLDHAQTLAIVLPAMLNERKTQKRQKLLQYAERVWNLRDGSEEQRIDSAIAATRDFFEKMGVPTHLSDYQLDGSSIPALVAKLKEHNMTALGEHHDITLSDSQHVYEAAR from the coding sequence ATGCAAAATTTTACACTTCATACCCCAACAAAAATTCTGTTCGGTGAAGGCCAAATTTCCGGACTGGCTAATGAAATTCCCGCTGATGCCCGAATCCTGATTACCTATGGCGGCGGCAGCATTAAACATAACGGCGTGTTGGATCAGGTACATACGGCGTTGCATGGTCGTAACGTGCTGGAATTTTCCGGCATTGAACCTAATCCAACCTACGAAACACTGATGAAAGCCGTTGAACTGGTGAAAAAGGAAAAAATCGATTTCCTGTTAGCGGTTGGCGGTGGCTCCGTTGCGGATGGCACCAAGTTTATTGCGGCGGCAGTCAACTATACCGAGGCAGAAGATCCGTGGCACATTCTGCAAACCCGTGGTGCGCAGATTAAAAGCGCCATTCCACTCGGCGTCGTACTGACCTTACCGGCGACCGGCTCCGAATCCAATAGTGGCGGAGTTATCACCCGGAAATCCAGCGGCGACAAACAGGCCTTCATGAATCCGCTGGTTTGCCCGCGATTTGCCATCCTCGATCCAGTGACGACATATACGCTGCCAGAACGGCAAATAGCCAACGGCGTGGTAGATGCTTTTGTGCATACTGTTGAGCAATATCTGACCTATCCGGTTGATGCCAAAGTGCAGGATCGCTTTGCGGAAGGGCTGCTGTTGACATTGATCGAAGAAGGCCCGCGCGCACTGAAAGACCCCAAAAACTATGCGATTCGCGCCAACGTGATGTGGAGCGCTACCATGGCACTGAATGGTTTGATCGGCGCGGGCGTACCGCAAGACTGGTCAACACATATGCTGGGCCATGAAATCACAGCTATGCATGGATTGGATCACGCTCAAACGCTGGCTATCGTCCTGCCAGCCATGTTGAACGAGCGTAAAACGCAAAAACGACAAAAACTGCTGCAATATGCCGAACGTGTCTGGAATCTGCGCGACGGTAGCGAAGAGCAACGCATCGACAGCGCTATCGCCGCCACCCGTGATTTCTTCGAGAAAATGGGGGTTCCTACTCATCTCTCTGACTATCAGCTCGACGGCAGTTCCATTCCGGCACTGGTCGCAAAACTGAAAGAACACAATATGACCGCATTGGGCGAACACCATGATATTACGCTGTCAGACAGTCAACACGTTTATGAAGCTGCCCGTTAA
- a CDS encoding Na/Pi cotransporter family protein: MLTLLHLLSAIALLVWGTHIVRTGIMRVYGSRLRRIISDSVDKKPLAFMAGMGVTALVQSSNATALLTTSFVSQGLIALAPALVIILGADVGTALMVRVLTFDLSWLSPLLIFLGVIFFLSRKQTHAGQLGRVAIGLGLILLALELIVQAATPITQTAGVKVLFSSLTGDVMLDALVGAVFAVISYSSLAAVLLTATLTASHVISLEVALCLVIGANLGSGVLTLMNASTQSPAARQVALGSMLFKLIGCLPALPAIGYLADGLARIPLASEELVIYFHLFYNLIRCVLLLPFAGRMAQLCSNLITTEQEIDPRLHPRHLEISALDTPVLALTNAARETLRIGDVIEQMLNMYHDVLQGNRQQVREIRKLDDDVDVLYNAIKLYLAQIEKTGLHERDSQRWAEVIEMALNLEQAGDIIERIVGDVVQGAMGRQRAFSAQGLTELNHLHEQLVINLRLGLSVFLSGDVASAKRLRRAKHRFRILNRRYAHAHVDRLHQQNVQSLETSSLHLGLLGDMNRLNSLFCAVAYNVLTLSQEDDEEREV, translated from the coding sequence GTGTTAACTCTGTTGCACTTACTTTCTGCTATCGCTTTGTTGGTATGGGGAACGCATATTGTACGGACCGGCATTATGCGGGTGTATGGTTCCCGTTTGCGCCGGATAATCAGCGATAGCGTTGATAAAAAACCGCTGGCCTTTATGGCGGGCATGGGCGTCACGGCATTGGTTCAAAGCAGTAATGCCACTGCATTATTGACCACTTCTTTTGTGTCACAAGGGTTGATCGCCCTGGCCCCGGCACTGGTGATTATCTTGGGTGCCGATGTCGGGACCGCGTTGATGGTGCGGGTCCTGACGTTTGATTTGTCCTGGCTTTCTCCGCTGTTGATTTTTCTGGGGGTTATTTTTTTCCTGAGCCGTAAACAAACCCATGCCGGTCAGCTTGGGCGAGTTGCTATCGGATTAGGTTTGATTCTGCTGGCGCTTGAACTCATTGTGCAAGCCGCTACCCCGATTACCCAGACCGCAGGTGTGAAGGTGTTGTTTTCCTCGTTGACCGGGGATGTGATGCTGGATGCATTGGTCGGCGCTGTGTTTGCCGTAATCAGCTACTCCAGCCTGGCGGCGGTATTGTTAACCGCCACACTTACCGCCAGCCATGTTATTTCGCTGGAAGTGGCGTTGTGTCTGGTGATTGGCGCGAACCTGGGGAGTGGTGTGCTAACGCTGATGAATGCCAGTACACAAAGTCCAGCGGCGCGCCAGGTTGCGTTGGGCAGTATGTTATTTAAGCTGATTGGTTGTCTGCCCGCATTGCCTGCCATCGGTTATCTGGCTGATGGTCTGGCCCGTATCCCACTGGCGAGTGAAGAGCTGGTTATCTATTTTCACCTGTTCTATAACCTGATCCGCTGTGTGTTGTTACTGCCTTTTGCCGGACGAATGGCGCAACTGTGCAGCAATCTGATTACCACTGAACAGGAAATCGATCCCCGTCTTCATCCCCGGCATCTGGAGATCAGCGCGTTGGATACTCCCGTACTGGCGCTGACAAACGCTGCCCGTGAAACGTTGCGGATTGGTGATGTGATCGAGCAGATGCTCAATATGTATCATGACGTGTTGCAAGGGAACCGTCAGCAGGTACGTGAAATCCGCAAATTGGACGATGACGTGGATGTGCTGTACAACGCCATCAAGCTCTATCTGGCCCAGATTGAGAAAACAGGGCTACATGAGCGAGATTCTCAACGCTGGGCAGAAGTCATTGAAATGGCACTAAATCTGGAGCAGGCTGGCGATATTATCGAACGCATTGTCGGTGATGTCGTCCAAGGGGCGATGGGGCGCCAGCGTGCGTTTTCTGCACAAGGGTTGACCGAGTTGAATCATTTGCACGAGCAGTTGGTGATCAACTTGCGCCTTGGGCTGTCGGTATTTTTGTCTGGGGATGTGGCTAGCGCCAAACGGTTACGCCGTGCCAAACACCGTTTTCGTATTCTCAACCGCCGCTATGCCCACGCGCATGTGGATCGACTGCATCAGCAAAACGTACAGAGTCTGGAAACCAGTTCATTGCATCTTGGGTTGTTGGGAGATATGAACCGTCTGAACTCGTTGTTTTGTGCGGTCGCTTACAATGTGTTGACGCTGTCACAGGAAGACGATGAAGAGCGTGAAGTGTAA